The genomic stretch CAACATAAGAACGTGGACCACGCCCAGTCCTGGGGGCAGAAATGGTGGGACAGAGCTCCCCCAACCTAGACCTGACCCCTCCAGCCCCAACAGTGTGAATCATATGGTAACACGGGTGGGGGACCACGCTGGGACAGGCAGCACCCACATGAATGCATAGGGGCAGAGCCCCAGGGCCACAGCGAAGGGAGGCCCAAGCCAGATGGTTAACATCTTTATTGCTCTGGGTACAGGGGCAAGTGCTCAGGAGCTCTTGGTGGGGCGGGCCCGCTTCCTCTTCACCATCACAGGCTTCTGACTGCGCAGGATAGCACTGGCTCTGCGAATGGCAGCCTGGAAGGACAAAGAAAAGGCTCAGCACACATTCCCACACCGCTTCCTGAGAGCAGCTCCAGCCCCACTGGTCAGAAGCCTGCTTACCATGCGCAGATCCGGACGGTACTTATTCTTGCGGATCATGTGCCTGATGCTACTGAGGGTGGCCCGGGCATTCTTGTTGATGGTAGTTCGCACATAGGAGGTAGCGGGTTTCCgctggcctggggcaggggatggggtggcaGCAGCAGGGGTCAGTGTGATGGTGCAGTGGTACATGGGGGACCTGAGCGCCCCACAGCCAGCCCTGTCCACCCAGCCTTGTACCAGTTCACTCTTCTGTGTCCCTGACACAAGTTCATAAAGTCACTTCaaagcagcctgggtggctcagcggtggagcgtctgccttctgttcagatcatgatcctggaatttcaggatcaaatcccacattgggctccctgtggggaaacctgattctccctccacctatgtctctgcctctctcatgaataaacaaacaaaatctttaaaaaaaaaatttaaatttaaaaaaaagggagggggcgggaatccctgggtggctcagtggtttagcgcctgcctttggcccagggcatgatcctggagccccaggatggagtcccacatcgggctcccagcatgcagcctgcttctccttcccctgtgtccctgccctccccctctctttctatgtctatcatgaataaataaaatctttaagaaataaaaaatagggcagccctggtggcgcagcagtttagtgccgcctgcagcccagggcgtgatctggagaccctggatcgagtcccacgtcaggctctctgcatggagcctgcttctccctctgtgtctctgcctctctctctctctgcatctctatgaataaataaataaaatcttaaaaaaaaaaaaaagaaataaaaaataaaaagggaggggggagaggaaagcaaaacactcttgtccaaggtcactggCACACAGGCCACCTGCCTGCCTGACTCTAGGGCAGGAAGATGCTCACCCCACGCTGGTCAGGTTCGCAAGTACCTGTGAGACTGAAGCTCCAATCAAGCTGAGTCACAAGATGAGGCCAGGGTGAGCAAGAGCCCTGCAGCAAGCACCTGCCTGCCCATCCACAGGTGGAGTCTGGACCCCACTGCCTGTGGTTCAGAGGAAAGCACCCCTTCCTTGTGTGCAGAGCTGAGGGCCTCTGTCAGGATCTAAAGTAGAGCAGTCAACGAGGTCTTGGGGAGTGTCCTATGCCCCAAACAACAGATGTGGAAGGTGTTGCCCAAGAAACCAAGGACCCTTCACCACACCAGTGACTTTAAACAATGCcagttcctggggcacctgggtggctcagtggttcagagcgtgat from Canis aureus isolate CA01 chromosome 1, VMU_Caureus_v.1.0, whole genome shotgun sequence encodes the following:
- the RPL28 gene encoding large ribosomal subunit protein eL28: MSAHLQWMVVRNCSSFLIKRNKQTYSTEPNNLKARNSFRYNGLIHRKTVGVEPAADGKGVVVVLKRRSGQRKPATSYVRTTINKNARATLSSIRHMIRKNKYRPDLRMAAIRRASAILRSQKPVMVKRKRARPTKSS